A window of Manduca sexta isolate Smith_Timp_Sample1 unplaced genomic scaffold, JHU_Msex_v1.0 HiC_scaffold_3078, whole genome shotgun sequence genomic DNA:
TGGTAACGCTTAAAACATTACAACAACAAACGTTTCAAATCGAAATAGATCCTGAGGAATCTGTCAAAGCACTTAAGCTTAAAATTGAAGTTGAAAAAGGTAAAGATTATGCCGCTGGAAATCAGAGACTTATTTACGCGGGTAAGATTTTACTGGATGACAATAAACTAAGCACATACaatattgatgaaaaaaaatttattgttataatggtGACCAAACCCAAAGTGTCGGAAACTCAAGCAACTCCGGCACCTACTCCTGAAGCGGGTGAAAGTGCTTCCACTGAAAGCGGCGATGGTAAAAGTAAAGCGACTACTGCAGAACCTCCTAAACCAGAACCCGCCCCAGCACCTGAGCCTGAACGTACCGCTGAACCACCAGCAGCCGCCAGTGACCTTGACTTCGAGTCTACGGTGCAAAGTATCATGGACATGGGATATAATAGACAACAAGTGGAACAAGCACTACGTGCGTCATTTAACAATCGCGAGAGAGctgtagaatatttaataactgGTATACCTGAAGACTTATTACAAGAACAGGATGCGGAGGAAAGTTCCGAAGAAGATCCCTTGGGCTTTTTACGTGATCAACCACAATTCCAGCAAATGCGTGCAGTGATTCAGCAGAATCCCAACTTATTGAATGCAGTGCTACAGCAAATTGGCCAAACTAATCCTGCTCTTTTGCATGTAATCAGCCAACACCAACACGCATTTGTTAGAATGTTAAATGAGCCAGTTAATGCTCCTGCTAGTGGGGCTGCAGCCACCGCCGCAGCTGCTGCAGATGATGGTGCTGCTGATGTGCAATCACCTCAGCCACAAAATGTCATCCAAGTGTCTCCTCAAGATAAAGAAGCCATTGAAAGATTAAAGGCTCTAGGTTTCCCTGAGCATATGGTTATACAGGCATATTTTGCAtgtgaaaaaaatgaaaatcttGCAGCAAATTTTTTACTATCGCAAAATTTTGATGATTAAAGGTTGATCCAAAATAGTAAACTTATAAAAGTGAAGagacaaaactataaaaataacaaaagtgtAATTAATATGTTGTTCTTAAGTCAATAGCCTAATAGTTTATTGCTTATATttcatgtgtattttttacacAGAATTTCAAAACTTTTTGTCCTGATCCAATATCtaataaatttcttattgtttatgatttcattttaataaattcctgTTGGggaataatgtaaatttaattatttgattgttCTATCATTATGTTATCCAGAATGATTTTTATGGGGTGTGTAATATATATATCCATTATATAATGTACCTATTTGCCAGAAAGGACATATTAACTACTATGTAATCGTTTTGTGTGATGCTTTGGCTTGAATGAgtagttatttcatatttattttttttgacaataacaaaacctTTTCTACCAGACAACAGTTCTGATCTCTTAAACTCACTTGAAATGACTTGTTACCGAGTAAAAAATACCACAGaattaaaatacctaaaacGGAGGCtggcaatttaaaatattgcacaagctttaaatttgtattcataAGAATGAGTGcaaaatttctaattattatctgtattaattaattaagataatacattgaaaacattatttattatattttaagtatgtacctttaaaacaattttaaatttctatcaCTTATCAAAGAACAATTATTAACAATGGAATTGAAGTAATTTTTTTCTGGAATACCAAGAACAATTTGAAGATCAAACTGTTCAAACAACATAAGATCTCCTTCCCGAATGTTACCGAAACGGATGTATGCTAGGTGACTTAGTAACGCAAATAAAATGGAATTTGCAAACTGGTATTTTTTTACCGGGTAGCGACGAAAGCTGGCTTAATCAATAAGCACTAGAAAAGCCAAAGCACTGTATCACctgcaatttattttatcaatgtttgatCACCCATTTTCATACCTAATCATCTTTAAACTCTAATTCattgaaatgaataataatgGCTGCATTATTTGCGATTTGATTTTCGCTAggatattaaatgaaatttgctTGTAATAGGTAATCGCAATGTATCTAAATAATCTTTATTCAGTTattcttttctaaaatttcaCCACTTTTTCTGCGGGATGAATTAATTAGGCATCGGAACCAAAAAGAATAATTACGcgtataatatcaaaataaatgaacacttttaaattatttttttggtatgtACCTACTAGTTTTTGGAAGtctggttttaattatttttttaatattttacttttaatttttcgtTAAGATAGAATTAATTGCACccagtacaaaaataaatattcttatccTACTTGTTTTTAGGAATTATCTGCTGTATCTACGAAGTTTAAGGTCAAACAATTTTCTTAATATGGTAGCAAGTTGAAGCTATACTgaactaatacaaaaatatcaaaatgctatttgattttgatataataataataatatctaccctgtattatatactgtcccactactggacacgggcctccggAACTACTACTGAAAGGCATTAGACTTTAGTCTaccacgcgggcctagtgcacattggtagactttacactctcaaaattcctatagagaatttctaaggtatgcCGGTTTCGTCacgattatttttttctccgttaaatcaagcgataattcgcaaagaatacacatataattttagaaaagtctgagatGTGCGTACCCTTggcttttgaacctgcggacattcgtctaggcagtccgttccacgcccaactaggctatcgccgcttaagctTGGGGCTTAtattacaatgaaattaaaatcagACCATTGAGAAATTAAATCGAAGTGACGATTTTCATACCAAAATTACCAATTCAGACTTTTATCAATTATCTTTTAAACCACCCCTGTATTATagtgaatagaaaaatattaatttttcctcttaaataccatgataataaaatatctaaagagtaaaaattatatgtttctttgtcctttaagtatattataagtaagtacctaGTAATATTCTGTATATGCTGTAAGTGGCTGAATAATGCTATCCAACTCAGATATCCCGCACACTAGACGATGCTGCAGCATTAGATTAAGATTGCCATGTCTTAGAATTACCATCGAAGTAATAGTATAGcatatttcaaatcaatctGACCTGTGGCAGTAGTAAGAGCTGATTCTATTTAAACGCCTGCACACATCTTAAATTATAGCTAAGAACCATCTCGATTACAGCAGCTTTCAAACAAGAAAAAACGTATCAAAATCGGTCCATTCGTTTGGGAGCTACGATCATACAACCATACTGATACACACCATAAATTTATAACACTCCCTTTTTCCGTTGGGGGTTTAAAcgcatttactttaaaaaatacttaagtcaAATTAAGCCTACCCGTAACAACTTTCAAGTCATTTTGTACGCGTATAAATAGGACTTTTGTCAAAAGTATCCTTTCCGTAAGTAGCCGTGATACAATTGCGCTATGTTCCACACTAGATGTAACGCTGAGTGGCAGCGCGACGCTTAGAAATTGCGGCCGAACgagaattattaaaacataaattatgtagtttaaatatatgtttgtttatatttgcgGTCTTTTCGATTCAAATACAGTAGAAGCTCTTTATTCGTGCTTCCTTCATTCGCGTTTTCACTATTCGCGGATTGAAAAAATGCGCCTCAAGTCTTATATTCGCGGTTTAAGATTTCTTTATTCGCGGTTAGAGTCGGTACATCggtacatacatacttatatgtactttaataaaaagcaTTGGGTATCCTTTGTTAACGCGTCGTCAAGtagattaataaaaagataaataaaatagatcttATTATAACTACGCCTAGATTGCGTTTTCAAAAGCTATCGGCGGTGTTTGTTTCGTTCGGCGGTTCCTGCTTTCCTTGCTTGAATCACAAGATGGAGATTTGACTGAAACCGACTTAGAGGAAATGTTAAATTCACAACTCATTGAAGAAGAGGCTTCAACAAGCATTGGAAACATGACATTTAATCTGAAAGCTAGTGAAGGCTTAAGAATGGAAAATGAGCTTTGTGATTTCTTTATGAAAATTGATCCATTAATGGAACGAAGTCTTAGTTTTAAGAGGCAAGTTCCTAATGCCTCTGCTGAATATCAGTCTGCATTGAAGGAGTCTAgttctagtttattggtctctgtgAAGGAGCTTTTAAAAACTATCAAgcaagaaaatatttcaattttttttaaaccatagATTATAATCAACCTGAAGGTGATGATACGTAACTTATCAAAATGTAGGGTCAACAACTTgaattaaacagattttttatgtgtttgatatttttatttcgtcgCCTAGGAACGTATCCCTATAACCCCATATAAATTACCATTCCATATTCACGGTTTCTGTATTCGCGGCATATTTATGGAACACATACCCCGCGAATAAAGAGCTTCTACtgtaaattttttaagcatGTTGCCCCATTACTACTCCAACGTAATTTGAAAGATTAAAACGAAGTTTGGAAGTTGAAGTTTTTGCAAAGCGCCGGAGAAATGTCTCAAGATTTGATTTCcgaattattgtttttagtagTTATTTTATAGGCGAGGCCTGACAAAATACAAGAAATGTTACAACGAATGAATCTAGTGATCACGGGGGCCGGTATGTCACAAAGTCAGCTAATCACTATGATGATGATTCTCACTACCCATAGTCGCTCTGGCAATATATGCCGCGATATCGTCCTTTATCTGTAAAATCTCCTTTTAAACCATGTTTAAAAGGAGATTTTACACTTTGCgtagtaataaaacataaattttagcCTTAAATTTTAACCCCATAGTCCGATTTAAATGGTACTTTTATCGTTGGATTTCATATAGCTACAgaattgtaaaattgtattttttattgctttgaatgacaagacgaatctgcttttcgcctgatggtaagcgatacgaccgcccataaacagcagagacaccatccaacaccttgaattacaaagtattgtaaatATCATGAGTGTGGGATCGTGGACTTCGAAGATGCAGTACAGAAATCATTACAATCAAAAAAAAACCAGCT
This region includes:
- the LOC119192723 gene encoding UV excision repair protein RAD23 homolog A-like; the encoded protein is MLVTLKTLQQQTFQIEIDPEESVKALKLKIEVEKGKDYAAGNQRLIYAGKILLDDNKLSTYNIDEKKFIVIMVTKPKVSETQATPAPTPEAGESASTESGDGKSKATTAEPPKPEPAPAPEPERTAEPPAAASDLDFESTVQSIMDMGYNRQQVEQALRASFNNRERAVEYLITGIPEDLLQEQDAEESSEEDPLGFLRDQPQFQQMRAVIQQNPNLLNAVLQQIGQTNPALLHVISQHQHAFVRMLNEPVNAPASGAAATAAAAADDGAADVQSPQPQNVIQVSPQDKEAIERLKALGFPEHMVIQAYFACEKNENLAANFLLSQNFDD